A genomic stretch from Empedobacter stercoris includes:
- a CDS encoding Na/Pi cotransporter family protein → MLENFQTFIIIIASIALFVFGLQSFSKEIESLGTEKLSKWIGKITKLPLGGFLLGGLFTSIVQSSTLVSTLTVSLVNTGVITFRDSILIMLGTNIGNTSTAWIVSMNSSFLGPFFIVLGTVISMIPTKIAVAGKSVFYFGFIFFSLSFISQAMEPIKNDPLLVDILSKASNPLLGIIYGIIITIIIQSSSVVVGLVIVLLSQGTIDIEVAIPIVIGANIGTTSTALLVSLKFSSLSKLVAWSASVFNIVGVIIMLPFFGVLKNIALSFSDIPALQVAMAFTVSNTFTSLFFLLLINPTIRRLQKHKWYRQSFEKPSEIEITS, encoded by the coding sequence ATGTTAGAGAATTTTCAAACGTTTATAATCATAATAGCATCGATAGCTCTGTTTGTATTTGGATTGCAGAGTTTCAGTAAAGAAATAGAAAGTCTTGGCACCGAAAAGCTATCAAAATGGATTGGCAAAATAACCAAATTACCATTGGGTGGATTTTTATTGGGAGGGCTGTTTACTTCTATTGTACAATCAAGTACCTTGGTATCAACACTGACGGTTTCATTGGTTAATACAGGTGTTATTACTTTCCGTGATAGTATTCTAATTATGCTTGGTACAAATATCGGTAATACATCAACAGCTTGGATTGTATCTATGAACTCGTCTTTCCTCGGGCCGTTTTTTATTGTTTTAGGAACAGTAATTAGTATGATACCCACTAAAATTGCCGTTGCAGGTAAATCTGTATTTTACTTTGGTTTTATATTTTTTTCATTATCATTTATCAGTCAAGCTATGGAGCCAATAAAGAACGACCCTTTATTGGTAGATATTTTATCTAAGGCATCGAATCCTTTATTAGGCATTATCTACGGCATCATCATTACAATAATAATTCAATCCAGTTCTGTAGTTGTCGGATTAGTCATTGTCTTACTTTCGCAAGGTACTATTGATATTGAAGTTGCTATTCCTATAGTAATCGGAGCTAATATAGGTACTACTTCCACTGCACTGCTTGTTAGTTTAAAATTTTCATCTTTATCAAAATTGGTAGCATGGTCGGCATCGGTTTTTAATATTGTTGGGGTTATTATTATGTTACCATTTTTCGGTGTTCTGAAAAATATAGCACTCTCATTCAGCGATATACCTGCATTACAAGTAGCTATGGCATTTACGGTGAGTAATACATTTACATCGCTATTTTTCCTTTTGCTTATAAATCCAACGATTCGCAGATTACAAAAACATAAATGGTATAGACAATCATTTGAAAAACCTTCAGAAATAGAAATTACGAGTTAA
- a CDS encoding ABC transporter permease produces the protein MFDTDRWREIWSSIASNKLRTALSGLTIALALFVFITLYGLGNGLQNGFQQEFFQANSLNITINGGTTTEPYKGFKQGRKIELDVKDFNFIQHSYPEEIKSVVSTIAKVDTIRNEANSGSYSITGVYPAYEGMINEKVTLGRFINQKDMDNQTKSIVVGRLVAQDFYPNQIAIGKYLQIGASMYQIVGVFESKDGGDNAERALYAPFTTFRTIYATDKVSSIIVTPKDGMSLTDISKLANAIEYNMRARHNVAPSDYGGMWVRNAAETMEDTNQFFVILTIIVFIIGGGSLIAGIVSIGNIMVFSVKERTKEIGVRKALGATPANVLSLILQEAIIITLIFGAIGIAFAALLVENIGDSLEEYFIYNPGVETNSLVMACIILFVAGTVSGLIPALNAARIKPIDALRDE, from the coding sequence ATGTTTGATACAGACCGTTGGCGAGAAATTTGGTCGTCTATTGCAAGTAATAAATTGCGTACAGCATTGTCTGGATTGACAATTGCTTTGGCGCTTTTTGTGTTTATTACATTGTATGGATTGGGAAATGGTTTGCAAAATGGTTTTCAACAAGAATTTTTTCAGGCAAATTCGTTAAATATAACTATTAACGGAGGAACAACAACAGAACCTTATAAGGGATTTAAGCAAGGACGAAAAATTGAGTTGGATGTCAAAGACTTCAATTTTATTCAACATTCTTATCCTGAAGAAATCAAATCAGTTGTAAGTACAATTGCCAAAGTAGATACGATTCGAAACGAAGCCAATTCTGGTAGTTATTCGATTACTGGAGTTTATCCTGCTTATGAGGGAATGATCAATGAAAAAGTAACTCTTGGTCGATTTATCAATCAAAAAGATATGGACAATCAGACCAAATCTATTGTAGTAGGACGATTAGTTGCACAAGACTTTTATCCCAATCAAATTGCGATTGGTAAATACTTACAAATAGGAGCGAGCATGTACCAAATTGTAGGTGTTTTCGAAAGTAAAGATGGTGGCGATAATGCCGAACGAGCGTTGTATGCACCATTCACAACATTCAGAACAATTTATGCGACAGATAAGGTTTCATCTATTATTGTAACGCCAAAAGATGGCATGTCCTTGACTGATATTTCTAAATTAGCAAATGCAATCGAATATAATATGAGAGCTCGACACAATGTTGCGCCTTCAGATTATGGTGGTATGTGGGTGCGTAACGCTGCCGAAACAATGGAAGATACCAATCAGTTTTTTGTAATCTTAACAATAATTGTCTTTATAATTGGAGGAGGAAGTTTAATTGCAGGAATTGTAAGTATCGGAAACATAATGGTGTTTAGCGTAAAAGAACGTACCAAAGAAATTGGTGTTCGCAAGGCTTTAGGTGCAACACCAGCCAATGTTTTGTCGCTTATTTTGCAAGAAGCTATTATAATTACACTTATTTTTGGAGCCATAGGAATTGCTTTTGCTGCTTTATTAGTAGAGAATATTGGCGATAGTTTAGAAGAATATTTTATTTATAATCCAGGTGTTGAAACCAATTCGTTGGTAATGGCTTGTATTATTTTGTTTGTTGCAGGAACAGTTTCTGGATTAATTCCAGCTTTGAATGCAGCACGTATAAAACCAATTGATGCTTTAAGAGACGAATAA
- a CDS encoding ABC transporter permease — MNFVKFVFDPDAWSEVYAAIRKNKLRTILTMIGVAWGMFLFVLLLGVTRGLQNGFDRNLANAATNSLFVWGGTTSMPYQGFQKGRTIELKMSDVRQIQARFPQISLLAPRNSKPNSLLTYGTKYNKYTVNGDYPDQNRMFGKDIIQGRFINEDDIKTEAKICVIGIEVAEQFFGKNAHPLGKSIRISDSYYTIVGVYDTPSSPVESKDQVFIPFTTFQKIYNQGETIQYLSLSLPNNYNIVAFEKELKTFLKQIKNIAPEDDQGIGGFNLGEMLGKIMKFVKGMQFLAIVVGGMTLFSGVIAIASILLITVSERTKEFGIRRALGAIPAQIRGQILLESVVLTLIAGLGGIIFAALLLMVLNEVIIPSNKNIPLYNASIDLITLFTALAVMVVMATLAGLIPAQRAIQIKPIDALRDE, encoded by the coding sequence ATGAACTTTGTAAAATTTGTTTTTGATCCAGATGCTTGGAGCGAAGTCTACGCGGCGATTCGCAAAAATAAGTTGCGCACTATTTTGACGATGATAGGTGTAGCCTGGGGAATGTTCTTGTTTGTTCTTTTGTTAGGAGTGACACGTGGTTTACAAAATGGTTTTGATCGCAATTTGGCAAATGCCGCAACCAATTCTTTATTTGTTTGGGGAGGTACTACTTCAATGCCGTACCAAGGTTTTCAGAAAGGACGCACAATTGAATTGAAAATGAGTGACGTTCGACAAATTCAGGCCCGATTTCCTCAAATTTCGTTGCTGGCACCGCGAAATTCAAAACCAAATTCTCTTTTAACTTACGGTACAAAGTATAACAAATATACAGTTAATGGAGATTATCCAGATCAAAACCGAATGTTTGGAAAAGACATCATTCAAGGTCGCTTTATCAACGAAGATGATATCAAAACTGAAGCTAAAATTTGTGTTATTGGAATAGAAGTTGCCGAACAATTCTTCGGAAAAAACGCACATCCTTTGGGAAAATCAATTCGTATAAGTGATAGTTATTACACAATTGTAGGGGTTTACGACACGCCTTCTTCACCCGTAGAAAGCAAAGATCAGGTATTTATTCCATTTACAACATTCCAAAAAATATACAATCAAGGAGAAACAATTCAATATTTGAGCTTGAGTTTACCCAATAATTATAATATTGTAGCTTTTGAAAAAGAATTGAAAACGTTTCTCAAACAAATCAAAAACATTGCACCCGAAGATGATCAAGGAATAGGTGGTTTTAATTTAGGTGAAATGCTGGGTAAAATTATGAAGTTTGTAAAAGGAATGCAATTTTTAGCAATCGTTGTAGGCGGAATGACTCTTTTTTCCGGTGTTATTGCAATTGCAAGTATTCTATTGATTACGGTTTCAGAGCGTACAAAAGAATTCGGAATTCGAAGAGCTTTAGGTGCAATTCCAGCTCAAATTCGAGGTCAAATTTTATTAGAGTCTGTTGTGTTGACTTTAATTGCAGGATTAGGCGGAATTATTTTTGCTGCATTATTATTAATGGTTCTTAACGAAGTGATCATTCCATCCAATAAAAACATACCTTTATATAATGCCTCAATCGATTTGATTACCTTATTTACAGCTTTAGCTGTTATGGTTGTTATGGCAACTTTGGCGGGATTAATTCCTGCACAACGCGCAATACAAATCAAGCCAATTGATGCTTTAAGAGACGAATAA
- a CDS encoding RteC domain-containing protein, whose product MDKFYNKIMSELEIAINELEIKGDCSIQRIEAIIQLIIKSLSDLKEFVLKNDFKDMEAEIYFFKYQKPVIVSKLIYYNAVYKIESKPINYKW is encoded by the coding sequence ATGGATAAATTCTACAACAAAATAATGTCTGAGTTGGAAATTGCAATCAATGAATTAGAGATTAAAGGCGATTGTTCTATACAACGGATAGAAGCTATTATACAGCTTATCATTAAAAGCCTTTCAGATTTAAAAGAGTTTGTACTAAAAAACGATTTTAAAGATATGGAAGCAGAAATCTATTTTTTCAAATATCAGAAACCTGTTATTGTTTCGAAGCTCATTTACTATAATGCTGTTTATAAAATCGAATCAAAGCCAATCAACTACAAGTGGTGA
- a CDS encoding HdeD family acid-resistance protein, whose product MGGLLIVFGIYIFTTPLETYATLTMLFSLSFLFSGIAETFFSVQNRKIIEGWGWYLTGGIFNSVIGLMLLSRPEISAFTLPLVVGFTLMFRSIQGLGFSFELKNYGSLKWGNLAIASILGLVFSIILLFNPIFTGISLVVMTALAFIFSGITGIVLGFQLKKLKALPSKIRKELNEKIEVLKKEYYEEIERED is encoded by the coding sequence ATTGGGGGACTTCTAATCGTATTTGGAATTTACATTTTCACAACACCGCTCGAAACCTATGCCACATTAACGATGCTATTCAGCCTTTCATTTTTGTTCTCAGGTATTGCTGAAACTTTCTTTTCTGTACAGAACAGAAAAATAATAGAGGGATGGGGTTGGTATTTGACGGGAGGTATTTTTAATTCGGTTATCGGTCTGATGCTATTATCCAGACCTGAAATATCAGCATTTACATTACCACTTGTTGTTGGCTTTACACTTATGTTTCGTTCGATACAAGGATTGGGGTTCTCTTTTGAGCTTAAAAATTATGGCTCTTTAAAATGGGGGAATCTTGCCATAGCAAGTATTTTGGGACTTGTGTTTTCCATTATTCTATTATTCAACCCAATTTTCACAGGAATATCATTAGTGGTAATGACAGCTTTAGCCTTCATTTTTTCTGGTATTACGGGAATTGTTTTAGGTTTTCAACTAAAGAAACTAAAAGCTCTACCTTCTAAAATCAGAAAAGAGCTTAATGAAAAAATAGAGGTGTTGAAAAAAGAATATTATGAAGAAATTGAGCGTGAAGATTAG
- a CDS encoding transposase — protein sequence MKKSRFTETQISQVLKEHEAGKKASDICRELSISPNTFYLWKRKYGGMDQEMLRQYKELERENARLKKMYADLSLDHSILKEVIEKENHLSIGRISKKNVREFSNVYNHNSIDSSVCIWIAEFQ from the coding sequence ATGAAAAAGTCAAGATTTACAGAAACACAAATCAGCCAAGTACTCAAGGAGCATGAAGCTGGAAAAAAGGCATCCGATATATGTCGAGAATTATCCATCAGTCCAAATACCTTTTATTTGTGGAAGCGCAAGTATGGTGGCATGGATCAAGAAATGTTGCGTCAATACAAAGAATTGGAGCGAGAAAATGCACGCTTGAAGAAGATGTATGCGGATTTGAGTTTGGATCACAGTATTTTAAAAGAGGTCATCGAAAAAGAAAATCATTTATCAATAGGAAGAATAAGCAAAAAGAATGTTAGAGAATTTTCAAACGTTTATAATCATAATAGCATCGATAGCTCTGTTTGTATTTGGATTGCAGAGTTTCAGTAA
- a CDS encoding efflux RND transporter periplasmic adaptor subunit, whose product MKKILKILMIVIFIGAVIGVIAYFGKKNSQDNEVYETTTPFMGNIEVKAVATGEVKPLETIEIKPNISGVIKSINVSEGQYVEKGQLICELKVVPNVQSLNAARQAIQAAQITVDQERRNFNRTSTLYNQGVLPRADYDNANAIYKSAQQQLKAAENDYKVAQTGIAPGLEAYATTRILATTSGMILDIPVEVGNMVQEINNFSTGTTIATMADVKKMIFEGKVDEAEVGKLKEGMKINVSIGAIPNKTFTAILDFISPQGVANNGVVQFEIKAPVQLDSNNFIRAGYSANAEVVTQEAKNVLLVKSAHVRYDENQKPYVEILTSGKGQDAKYEKKYITLGITDGVNVQVKSGLNKSDKIKIWNTDLEKDKNGNGPH is encoded by the coding sequence ATGAAAAAAATTCTAAAGATTTTGATGATTGTCATTTTTATCGGCGCTGTAATCGGTGTGATTGCGTATTTCGGTAAAAAGAATAGCCAAGACAACGAAGTTTATGAAACAACAACGCCTTTTATGGGAAATATCGAAGTAAAAGCTGTTGCAACAGGCGAAGTGAAACCGTTAGAAACGATAGAAATTAAACCCAATATTTCGGGGGTTATAAAATCAATCAATGTATCCGAAGGTCAATATGTAGAAAAAGGACAATTAATTTGCGAACTAAAAGTTGTCCCAAATGTTCAATCGCTAAATGCGGCGCGTCAAGCTATTCAAGCTGCACAGATTACAGTCGATCAGGAACGTCGTAATTTCAATCGAACATCTACTTTATATAATCAAGGCGTTTTACCTCGTGCCGATTACGACAACGCAAATGCAATTTATAAGTCGGCTCAACAACAATTAAAAGCTGCTGAAAATGATTATAAAGTCGCACAAACAGGTATTGCTCCAGGTTTGGAAGCGTATGCGACGACACGTATTTTAGCAACAACTTCTGGAATGATTCTCGACATTCCTGTTGAGGTAGGGAATATGGTTCAAGAAATCAATAATTTCTCTACAGGAACGACGATCGCTACAATGGCAGATGTTAAGAAAATGATTTTCGAAGGAAAAGTTGACGAAGCGGAGGTCGGGAAACTAAAAGAAGGCATGAAAATTAACGTGTCGATTGGGGCAATTCCAAATAAAACGTTTACAGCAATCTTAGATTTTATCTCGCCTCAAGGAGTAGCGAATAATGGAGTAGTGCAGTTCGAAATCAAAGCGCCAGTACAATTGGATTCTAATAATTTTATTCGTGCAGGTTACTCTGCAAATGCTGAGGTAGTGACGCAGGAAGCAAAAAATGTTTTGTTGGTAAAATCTGCTCATGTGCGCTATGATGAAAACCAAAAGCCGTATGTCGAAATTCTAACTTCTGGCAAAGGACAAGATGCGAAGTACGAGAAAAAATACATTACATTAGGAATTACAGATGGAGTAAATGTACAAGTGAAATCAGGTCTTAACAAATCAGATAAAATAAAAATTTGGAATACCGATTTAGAAAAAGATAAAAACGGAAATGGACCGCATTAA